The Spirosoma sp. SC4-14 DNA window AGAGGCTAGCGTGTAGGCGGTATAGGTCGAAATGGTACCTCCGCCCGGAGCGACATTTAAGTTGGGTTCATAGACCTGTTGTTCGCAGGAAGTAAGGAAAAATAACAGGAGAATACCGAACGCAGGAAGGATATGCAGTTTATGAAAAAAGCGTTTCATGGCTTGGCAGTGATTAGAAGTTGAACATGATACGGCCGTAGTAGTAGGCACCGTTAGAACCCTGCTGGTTGTTGGAGTACAGATAGAATCCCTGATTTTCGGGGCGAAGAATCTGGGGATACTTGTCGAAAATATTGCTGCCACCAATCGACAGTTTCAGATTGCGGGTAAGGTCGTACCCAATGCTCATGTCGAAAATAGCCTGTGGAGAGAACGTTTGGTCGTAGTAATTGCCCTGATCGTCGGACGATACCGAACGCTCCGTAACCGATCCGAAGTAAGTACCCCGCAGCATGATATTGAACTTATCGAAACGATAGGTGATAGAACTGATGACTTTAGTTCTGGGGGTTCCGGTTTCAAACTGGCCAATTACATCGCGGCTGAGGTATTTTTCAACCACCTGATCGGGGGTCAGGTTTTCGACATTCAGGTCGAGTGTTTTCCGGGTGAGGATCGTATTCTTGCTGAAAATAGCAGCCAGCATAAACGTCAGACTTTTGTTGCGGGCCATTGTGTAGGTGTAGTTGCCAACCAGTTCAATACCTCTCGACCGAACATTGGCCCCGTTGACAAAGAACTGTGCTTCGCCACCGCCAATAACTTCTCCATAGTTATTGCCAACTTCTGAGGCATTGAAATAACTGGTGCGGAAAATCCGGTTGTCGACATCGATCTGGTAGGCGTCGGCTGTGATCTCAAATCCACGTGTAGGCTGGAACGTGAAGCCCAGGCCATAAGTACGTGAGTTTTCCTGCTTCAATCCTTTGATACCCAGCACTCGTGCTGCCGTACTGTTGGTTGGATAGGTGGTCACGTCGAGTGGTTGGGGGATGCCATTGGCATCGGGTACGAAAGCCGTTGCCGTATGCGTATAGTTTAACTCCTGTAGTGAAGGAGCCCGGAAACCCGTTGCAATCGAACCCCGGATGGTCAGGTTTTTGGTGATTTCGTAGCGGGCAGCCAGTTTACCAATCGATACGCCACCAAAATCAGAATAATTTTCCAGGCGCACCGCTGCGGCTACCAGAAACTTACGGGTCAGCTCGAGTTCGGCATCCAGATAGGCTGCCATGGTGGTTCGGTATTCGTTGCGTTCGTTTTTAGGCCCAAATCCGGCAAAGCACTGGCAGTTCGACGATAGCGATTTGACCGTTACCTGCTGACCGGCATATACACTTAATGGATTGCCCGACGCATCGACAATGGGTGTACTGCTGGCATCTTCGAGTGGTTTGCCATCGGGACCAACCAGCAAACCGGCTTTGGTTGCCGTCAGGATACCCGCATCGCCATAGCTGTAACTCTCTTCCTGACCTTTCAGGATTTTATAATTCTCGACCCGCATCTCGGCCCCAAACGCAACATTCAGACCGTTCATTATGCTTTTAAAATAGCGCGAAAAATCGAGGTTTGTTGAGTTCTGGGTGAACTGATGCGTACCCAGATACATATTTACGGGCGAGTTGGAACCCAGCGATGCATTCATCGTGTTGACCATGCCAATCCGCATCCCGTTCCGGCCAAACGTATTGCTGAAATCGACATTGAAATCGCCAACTTTGCTCTTTATCCCTACCGTATTGGAAAAATCGGAGGTGTTCGACGTCATTTGTGGGCGAAATCCGTTGGGATAGAGCAGGTAGTTGAACCGGTCGGTTTGGGAGGGGCGACGGAAATAGCAGGAGAAACCTTCTAGAAATTTGTAGGAAGCTCCGCCGAAACTGTAAATCGTAGTGGTTGGATTGATCTCGTAACCTGCATTATAAAAAGCACTTCCCAGCGTAATGGCGGGCATACCGGCATAAACGGCAAAATCGGCTTTCGTTAAGCCGCGGGCGGCCATCAGGCCATCTTCCGTTTTCAATGATTCAATCAACTGAGTATTGCCAGCCGACTGGGCACGAATAAGTTCGGGGTTCGTAATAACTGGGTTGCCGGTCTTATCGGTCCGCAGGTTGTTCAGATAAGTATTATCAAAAAAGCCCCAGTCGTTGACGAAAGGGCGCAGGGTTGGCCGTCGCTGCGTAATTTGCCCCGAAATGTTGAGGTAGCCTTTCTCCGCAATTTTAAATCCGTAATTCGCATCGAACTGGTAGTTGAAACCATCGGGTTTTCCAGATTTAGTTAGCGCACCGGCGCTACCACCCGAGTTGAGATAACCGCCACCGGTAAGGCTACCTGTCAGTTTATTCGTCCCTTTTTTCAGAATAATGTTCACGACTCCGGCAACAGCATCGGAACCATACTGAGCTGCGGCACCATCCCGTAAGATTTCGACCCGATCGATAGCAGCCGCCGGAATGGTCATCATATCGACCGACGTTGATGGACTGCCGACAGCCGTACCGGTAATAAGCAGGGCCGACGTATGGCGTCGTTTGCCATTGATCAAGACCAGAATTTGGTTCGGTGCCATGTTGCGTAGCTGAACCGGATCAACGTGTGAATCGAGGTCACCGCCCTGCGATCGGATGGCGTTGAAACTGGGAGCCACATAGGCAAGCATCTGTGCCAGATCGATTTGCGGCAATTCGCCCATGATGTCTTTAATCGAAATAACATCGACCGGAACGGGGGTTTCCAGAATGGTTCGTCCTGTGTTGCGCGTTCCGGTTACGATCAGTTCGGTCAGTTGGGTGGCGTCTTCATCGAGGCTGACATTGATGGTTGTCTGATCGCCAACCTGAATTTCTTTTGATTTAAAGCCAATAAAACTAACGACCAGAACATCGTTCGGAGCTGCTTCGAGTGAGAAAGCCCCTTGATTATCGGTGATGGCTCCTTTGCGGGTGTTGCCCTTAATCAGGACATTTACCCCTTGTAGCGCTTCCGAATTCGTAGTGGCTGTTACCTTGCCGGTTATTCGCCTGCTCTGGGCCTGGGTGATGACGGGTAATATTACACCGAACACAATCAGAAGCAGCAGGGTACGCAGAGAGCTGTGTGTGTATACTCTTCGTTTCATAAGTAGTAGGAGTTGATGGAAAGTCAGTAGCAGAACAAGAGAATCTGGGTTGATTTAAGTGAACTAGATACGCCTTTGATAATGAGTTATTCGTAATTGGGATTTAAATTTTTTTATTTAATTGATTGATGTTCAGGGTTTTGCTGATTGAATCTTTGCTTTTTTTTGGGCACTAATTTCCCATCACTCCGGTTGGAGTTTTAGCCGATAGCAATCTGAAAAGCGTGAATTATTGCGCCTGTTGTGTTACGGATGCCGAGTTACTATACCTGGTTGACGGCAGCTTGGCCCAACTGTTTTTTCCTAAACAGAGGAATCGATCGGTAGGGGACGTATAGAGAAGTATGCCCGGCGAATACCCGCTCCGTACAGAATAAGTACTCCTGATGTCATTGCGTTTCATACTGCTGGAAAGTTGAATGTGAAGCGTATTTATTCTTAATGATAGGATAGTAAAAACCTATTCAGGTATTTATACGACCTGTTGACTTCGTATTGATAAATATTGAATTGGTCAAGAAAGAATTATACTGTAAATCAGGTAGCTATGGGCTACATTTATTGCCAAGCTCTCTTTGTAGGAATGTGCACAAATAGAGAGTATGTTCTGTTGTACATTGCTAAATAAACAAATTAAAATTACGTTAACAAGTTGTAATGCAAAATATTATATTATTATATTTAAAATATAAAACAGATTATTGGTTATTTTATATTTAAACCAAACGTTGAACGGGTTTTTCGTAATAATACTTAAGCAAGCCTGCGTTGGCGGATGATGAGCTATAAGGATATTTACTATAAATGCAGGGCCTGATCGATTTATAAATTAGTGTGTACGCAAAAGCCCGGCGCTCACAACGGAAGAATGTGCTGATAGACTGCAACTAGTTCCTTTATGAGCGCCGGGCTTTTGTGAGCAACCGATACTATAGCTTTAGTTAACGACTAAAAGGTTGTTGTCCAGACATTTTTGACCGCCAGCGTCTGATTTGTCTGGATCAGATTGGCAACATAGCCCGGCTTTATTTTCCCTAATTGGTTGCCCAGCCCAATCAACTCTGCCGGAATGGCCGTAGCCATTCGTAATGCGTTGCTGAGTGGAATCCCGGCCTGGTCAACCGCCACCCGTACGCAGTCGATTAAGGTGAGGGCTGAACCCGCCAGATTACCTTCATTGTTCACATATCGGCCAGGGCCGTGGGTATCGGGTTCAAAATGAACGACAAATTCACCTAATGAGAAATTGGGGCGGGGTGGGTTGGCGAATAGCGCATCCGAAATCAAAAACATTCGTTCGCCCAGTAGTCGATAGGCGGTTCGGATCGCTACCGGATGACAATGATACCCATCGGCAATTACGCTGGCATGAACGCTGGCATGATCAAAAACAGCTCCGACAATACCCGGCTCGCGGCTTTCGAAACCGCGCATGGCATTATAGAGGTGGGTTGCTAACGGGAAACCGCTATCAAAAGCATTCATCGCCTGCTGGTAGGTAGCATTGCTATGGCCTAAGGAGAGACGTGTATCGGGATGTTTTAGCCGTTGAAGGGTGGCCAGTTGTTCGTTGGTCAGAATCTCTGGGGCCAGTGTCAGAATACGTATAACGTCGGCATTGGAGCCGAATAATGTTTCCAGTTCGCCTTCGGCCGGAGTACGCACATACGCCATACTGTGTGCTCCTCGTTTGATTGGGTTAAAATAGGGGCCCTCGATATGAATGCCCGGTACACCAAACGGATTTTCGTCCCGAACAATGGCAACGGCTGCCATCGACTGGAGCATTATATCCAGCGACGTTGAATGAATCGTTGGGAGCAGTGTGGTGGTCCCGTTTCGGCGGTGCGACTCATAAATATGGCGCACCGTTTCGGGCGTTGGAATGTCGTTCAGAAACAGATTGGAGCCGCCATATAACTGCAAATCGATCATGCCCGGAAGCAGATAATCGCCCTGGAGATCGACGACCGTTCCCGAATCGGTAGCCGGGATATTCCCATTTTCGGAAATCTCCTGAATATAACCGTCAGAAATCCGCACCGATGCGCCGGAAAGAAATGAGTCGCCCGTAAAAACCGTGGCGTTTTGAAAAATAATGGATTGCATAGGTAGGAAAGTAAGGCGCTGGATTAAAATACCCGGTACAGTTTATGGTTTACGGTTGCTCCGCCCATTCTTATTCCTTCTGCGGAGCAACCGTAAACCATAAACCCAATACCGACCTACTCCTGCCAGATAGCCCAGGCTTTTTCGGCCTGAAGCACGAGCATCTGGTAACCGTTTAGGGTGGCGGCTCCCCGTTCCTGTCCGCGTTTCATAAACTGCGTTTCGGCTGGGTTATAGACCAGATCGTAGAGCATATGCCGATCGGTAAGCTGATCGTAGGGCAGGGCTGGAGCTTCGTCTGTGTGCGGGTAGGTTCCCACTGGCGAACAGTTAATGATTAGCGGATAATCCGAAATCAGCCCCGGCAGTTCAGCATAGGTGATGCTATCGTTGGTTTTAGTGCGCGATACCGATTTGAATGGAATCCCTAAATCGGCAAGAGCCACCAGCACTGCTTTTGACGCCCCACCCGTTCCGAGTACAAGCGCCCGAAGACCGGCCGTAGTCCGGTCATAGTCGGCCAGCCAGTAGACCAGCGATAATTTGAAGCCGTAATAATCCGAATTGTAGCCGGTTGTTTTACCATCGGGTTCACGCTTTATTACATTGACGGCACCAATCTTTGCGGCCGATTCATCTACCCGATCCAGATAAGGAATAACTGCCTGTTTATGCGGAATGGTGACATTTAGGCCACGTAATCCCGGTGTTTTTAATAGATCGGGCAGGGCTGTAATATCGGGCATTTCGAACAGATCGAAGCGACTGTCGGTAATGCCTTCCCGAGAAAATTTTTCGGAAAAATACCGTTGTGAAAACGAATGGGTGAGCGGGAAGCCAATAAGACCGTAGCGAATCATAGTAAAAAAGGCAGAGAAAAGTAGGCAGTTTACGACTACTTTTCTCTGCCTACGTAGGAATTTAATAGACCAACCTGAACGGTTTTGAAAACCATTTAGGGTTAATTAGTTATTGACTAAACCGTTGGGTTACTGGAGCGTTTTTTGAGCGCACCGATGATGATCGGCACTACAGACAAGCCTATGATGCCAAACACCACCAGTTCGAAGTTCTTCTGAACAATCGGGAAATTTCCGAAAAAATAGCCCAGTAGCGAAATGCTTGTTACCCACAAAATGGCTCCCATGATGCAAAAACGCAGATAAGTTCCATAGTTCATACTACCGGCCCCAGCCACAAAAGGCGCAATAGTCCGAACGATGGGAATAAACCGGGCCAGAATGACCGTTCGGCCACCGTATTTTTCGTAAAATTTCTCCGTTTCGGTAATATATTCCCGCTTGAAAAACAGAATTCGTTCCCTCGACTTAATGGTTGTTCCCAGAAACTTTCCGACAAAATAATTCACGTTATCGCCGAGCAGAGCGGCTGTAATGAGCAATGGAATAATAACCCACACACTCAGATCATTGGTTGGCCGGGCGGCCAGTGCACCAGCCGCAAACAGGAGTGAGTCGCCCGGAAGGAGGGGCATAACAATCAGACCGGTTTCGGTGAAGACAATTAGAAACAGGATGGCATAAAGCAATACGCCGTAATCGTTGGCCCACGCATCGAGATACCGATCGAGGTGAAGCAGAAAGTCAAGCAGGGATTTGATCAGTTCCATATAGAAGGAGTGAGAAGACAGTGGTGTGGAGAGGAGCTAGTAGAGTAGGAACCCGCTAACTCTCACGCCTTACTTCAAAAAATGCATAAATGTGTCACCCCGAAGACCCAGCCGAATTGTTTCGAGCGGAATAACTTCGTGAGGGGCGATATTACCCAGATTAACGTTGGTTCCGAGGAGTTTAACGAACCAAACCTGCTGTTCTTTCTGGGGGGCTTCCCACAAGATGCTTTCGAAAGGAACCTGAGTCAGAATTTCTTCCACCAGCCCCTGACGGACTTCGCCACTCGACCGGAACAGCCCAACCGTACCACCTTCGCGGGCTTCACCGATTACCTTCCAGGCTCCGGCCTGTAACTCGGCTTTCATGAGCTGAATCCATTTGTAGGGAGGGATAATCTTGGCTTCATCTTTCGACCCAACTTCCGACAGAACGGTCACCTGCGTAGCCAGTTGGCGGATATATTCGCACTTTTCGTCCTGAGGCATCTCAATCGACCCGTCGGAGACCTCGGCATATTCCATGCCGTATTTATCCAGAAGTTTTCGGTAGTCGTCGAATTGATTGCGAACAACGAAGGCTTCGAAAAGTGTTCCTCCAAAATAGACCGGCATGTTAGCCGACCGATAAACGTCTAGTTTTTCTTTGAGATTGGGAGTGACAAATGATGTGGCCCAACCGAGTTTGATGATGTCTGCGTGGCCAGCGGAGGTAGATAAAAAGTCCTCGACCTCCCGAATACTTAATCCTTTGTCCATTACCATCGTCAAGCCGCTCTGGCGGGGCTTGGCGGTGCGTTCGGGAATTTGCGTAAGCGTATAATTCATTCCTTGTGGTCAAAAAGGCACGTTAAAAATTGCCCCAAAAGTAGTATAAGTCCTGATAACCTCACAAGAAAGTCCATAAATAGTAGCGTTTGGTGCGTCTGTGGCTTAGTTTTGTACTATTTTTGTTGGATATGGACAATTTAACAAACCCTTGTCTTGACTTTTTTCGCTCTCAGGTCGGGCATGATATGAGCAGCAGTATATCGCCAATGGGGCGCTGGCTAAACGGAACCCTGCGGTCTGCTGAGTATGGTCGTCTGGTAGTTGAATACCTTGTTCGGGATGAGATGACAAATCCGGCCGGGGTGTTGCACGGGGGCGCTGCGGCTGCTATTCTCGACGATCTGATTGGTGCTACGGTTTTTACACTAGGGCGTGAATATGCCTATACATCCGTGAATCTGACCGTCGATTTTCTGCATGCGGCCCGAGTTGGTGAGGTGATTACGGCCAGTTCGGATGTGATTCGGGAAGGGAAAAACATTATTCACGGCGAAGGTCGAATCGTAGCGGCCGACGGCAAAATCATCGCCAAATGTTCGACCAATCTGATTCAGACGTCGGTGAAGCTGGCCTTTTAGACGTTGGGGGCTGGTCGTTAGCTAGCAGATAGTAGTTACTACTCAATACTTATGCACCACCAACGCCAATATCCAACATCTAACATTGATCTACTATTGACTAATGACAAAAGTTTTTCTACTTTTGCACCTCATTTCCAATTTTATACATAAACATGTACGCAATCGTAGAGATCGCAGGGCAGCAATTCAAGATCCAGAAAGGTCGCTCTATCTATACCCACCGGTTAGAGGGTGACGTGGACGCTGCACTTGCCTCCGACAAGGTGAAAATTCTCCTTGTTGATAACGAAGGGAGCATCACCATCGGTGCACCAACTGTTGCAGGAGCAACGGTATCAGCCAAAATCGTCGAACACCTGAAAGGCGAAAAAGTTATCGTCTTTAAAAAGAAGCGTCGGAAAGGCTATAAGAAGAAAAATGGTCACCGTCAGTATCTGACCAAAGTTTTGATCGAAGATATAACTATTTAAGTTTAGGCGTTTTCGGGTTTCAGTTGGCTATCGCATCTCTACTGAAAACTGAAAACCTGCAAGCTGAAAACTCTTAAAAGAAAATGGCACACAAGAAAGGTGTAGGTAGTTCCAAAAACGGCCGTGACTCGATCAGCAAGCGCCTGGGCGTGAAACTGTTCGGTGGCCAGTCGGCCATTGCCGGTAACATCATCGTTCGTCAGCGCGGTACAAAACACCACCCTGGCAAAAACGTTGGTCTGGGTAAAGACTTTACGCTGTTTGCTCTGGTTGATGGTGTTGTAAAATTCCGTCCCGGCCGCGACAGTCGTTCGTACGTAGATATTATTCCGGCTGGTCCGTCGGCTGTTGAAACAGCTCCGGTTGCAGAAGCACCCGCCGAAGCCTAGTATACAATTGAATTAGTACGAAACCCGTTTGGTGACGAACCAGACGGGTTTTTTTGTGTATAAAAACTAAAAAAGTGGCCAGGCTGTTAGAGAAATATAAATCCATCCAGAAAAGAAAGCCGAACACTGAAAACGCATTCATAATGAATCCTACATTAAGTCGCCCCGTCTCTATTTTTACCGAAGGAAGCCCTAATCCGAACTCCATGAAGTTCGTAGTCAATTTCGAACTTGTTCCTTCTGGCTTGTCGTTCGATTATGCTACACCGGGCGATGCGTTGCTGGAAGGGAAAGCTTCGCCGTTGGCTGTCGCTCTTTTCGGCTTTGAGTTCGTTCGTCGGGTGTTTATTTCCGGCAACTTTATCACGATAACGAAAGATGACGAAACCGACTGGGACGAAGTGATCTTCGAGGTGAAGTTCTTCCTGAAAGACTATTTTGGTGAGCAAAAGCCCGTTTTTTCTCAACGGACTATGGATACCAATACCACCAAACTGGATATGGATTCGGAAACGGTACAGAAAATAAAGGCTGTTCTTGATCAATACATCCGTCCGGCGGTTGAATCGGATGGGGGCGCCATTAACTTCTATTCGTTCGATGAACCCAGCGGAACGGTTAAAGTATTGCTGCAAGGTTCGTGCAGCGGCTGCCCATCGTCGACACTGACGCTCAAGGCCGGTATTGAAAACTTATTGACCCGTCTGGTGCCGGAGGTGAAAACTGTTGAAGCCGAAGGCGTATAGGGCTGAGGGCGTGGGGTAAACTCAAGTAGGCCTCGGTAAAGCCACAGTCTTAAGAAGCGAAAAACCGTTGGTGGCTGTTAGCTGCGAAGCCGCAGATTGACAGCCACCAACGGTTTTTTCTTTACCAGTTGATCAAAAATAGTCGTAGTCTCGTAAACCCATAGCGCGAATTGACGTTTACATTGCACGACACGCTACCATTCAAACCGTGACTACATGAAGTATTTGTTTGCCTGTGCCTCTATGTTGCTGGCTACTACGGCCGGTTTTTCACAAAATCTTCTGGGGATTTCGACAAGCCGATTTGGAGGAACCAACCGGCTCTATATCAATCCGGCACTGGCTGCCGATTCGCCTTCTAAATTTTTTCTGAATGTAGGAACCGGCGTTGCCCATGTCGATAACAATTATGTTCGGTATCAGGCCCCGTTCTCGCTGTTGCGGCTGATTAGCGGTACGGTTCCGGCGCAGTATAAAAATTCGGATGGCTCTTTGCGTTTCGAATCCTCGTATACCAAAGAGATTCTGGACGGCAAACCCAAAAACGGGACTATTCTGGGTGAAATACGGGGTCCATCGTTCCTGATAAAACCCACCGATCGGTCAGCGTTTGCCATTACGACCCGTTTCCGGGCGGTTGGTCAGGTCGTTGGTGCTTCGGAAGATATACTGTCGGCTTTTCGGGCCAGTCTGGTCGATAAGGCGCTCTACAGCATCCCGAATACGAACAATAAGTTTAGTGCCAACACCAATACGTTTGCCGAACTGGGTTTCACCTATGCCGGAACCATTTGGGAGGGCGATGGGCAGAAACTCTTATTGGGCGCAACGGCTAAATTACTGCTGGGCTACAATGCGCAGCACCTGGTTAATCGGGGAATGGACTATCAGATTGTGCCCGACCCCAATAACAGCAATAGCGCTTTGCTGGAAGTGAATCGGCTCGATGCCACGCTGGCTTATACAAGTTTTTTGCAGAATCGTAGTCTGAATCCCCGAACGCTGTTCAGTACAGCAGCACCCGGCAAAGGGGTGGGCTTCGACATTGGATTCACCTACATCAGTCAATATGATACCGATAGCCCGGCTCTTCAGTTAGGGATTGCTGTAACCGACATTGGTGGACTGACTTATACGGGTGAAGAATACAGCTATAATGACATCGGCCAGAATCCGGTTTATTTCAGAAGTAGTGATTTCAATAACCTGAGTGGGGTCGAAGACATTGCCCGTGTGATTCAGGAGAAGCTGAACACAGGCCGGAGTCCCGATAAAACCAGTTTTCGTACGGGATTGCCCACGTCGCTGAACCTGACCATGGATTATCAGGCACCCACCGGCTTTGGCCTCAACGTGACGTATTTGCAGGATGTTCGGTCGATCAATGCGCTGGCAACTCACCAGCCATCGTTACTGGCCGTAACGCCCCGCTATGATGCTCGCTGGTTGAGTCTGGCCGTTCCAATTGCCTATCTGAATCATGGCATTACGGCCGGAGCGTCGGTTCGGGTAGGGCCGGGCTGGCTGGGAACCGATAACTTCCTGGGCCTCCTGGGCAATAGTATCAATGGTATTCATCCCCGTGGCCTCGACATCTATGCCGGTTTTGCTTTCGGTATAGGCCGGGTCGATGAGGATGACTAGAAATCCTTTCAAATTCGGCAGAAATGCTTAATTTTGGTCAATCCAGGCTGGGTCTGCTATGACCGAACGAACTACATTTTTTGATACACCCCTTCTTTATCTGAAAGGACTGGGACCACAGCGGACAGAACTACTCAACAAAGAGCTGAATCTGTTTACCTATGGCGACCTGATTCAGTACTATCCGTTCCGCTACGACGACCGTACGCGCTATTACACCATTAGCGAGTTGATGGATTCGATGCCGTCGGCGCAGGTGCGTGGCCGATTGCGCGATTGGTATCTGGAGGGAGAGGGGCCTAAAAAACGGCTGGTTGCTACGTTTACCGATGGAACAGGCTCCATGAGTCTGGTCTGGTTTCAGGGCATCACCTACATCGAAAAGATTCTCCGGCGCGAAGGTGAATACATTGCATATGGCAAACCCCAGTCGTTCAACGGCCAGTTCAGTATTGTTCATCCCGAACTGGAAAATGCCAATGCGGCAGCCGAGCACGAACTTGGCTTTTTTCCGGTCTATAACCTTACCGAAAAACTTCGCAAGCGCCATCTCGACAGTAAGGTAATCGGGAAAATCATGCGGGGGCTGCTGGAACAGTCGTGGCCGCATATTCATGAGACCTTGCCCGACAATCTGAT harbors:
- a CDS encoding DUF5723 family protein codes for the protein MKYLFACASMLLATTAGFSQNLLGISTSRFGGTNRLYINPALAADSPSKFFLNVGTGVAHVDNNYVRYQAPFSLLRLISGTVPAQYKNSDGSLRFESSYTKEILDGKPKNGTILGEIRGPSFLIKPTDRSAFAITTRFRAVGQVVGASEDILSAFRASLVDKALYSIPNTNNKFSANTNTFAELGFTYAGTIWEGDGQKLLLGATAKLLLGYNAQHLVNRGMDYQIVPDPNNSNSALLEVNRLDATLAYTSFLQNRSLNPRTLFSTAAPGKGVGFDIGFTYISQYDTDSPALQLGIAVTDIGGLTYTGEEYSYNDIGQNPVYFRSSDFNNLSGVEDIARVIQEKLNTGRSPDKTSFRTGLPTSLNLTMDYQAPTGFGLNVTYLQDVRSINALATHQPSLLAVTPRYDARWLSLAVPIAYLNHGITAGASVRVGPGWLGTDNFLGLLGNSINGIHPRGLDIYAGFAFGIGRVDEDD
- the rpmA gene encoding 50S ribosomal protein L27; protein product: MAHKKGVGSSKNGRDSISKRLGVKLFGGQSAIAGNIIVRQRGTKHHPGKNVGLGKDFTLFALVDGVVKFRPGRDSRSYVDIIPAGPSAVETAPVAEAPAEA
- a CDS encoding DedA family protein, with protein sequence MELIKSLLDFLLHLDRYLDAWANDYGVLLYAILFLIVFTETGLIVMPLLPGDSLLFAAGALAARPTNDLSVWVIIPLLITAALLGDNVNYFVGKFLGTTIKSRERILFFKREYITETEKFYEKYGGRTVILARFIPIVRTIAPFVAGAGSMNYGTYLRFCIMGAILWVTSISLLGYFFGNFPIVQKNFELVVFGIIGLSVVPIIIGALKKRSSNPTV
- a CDS encoding NifU family protein codes for the protein MNPTLSRPVSIFTEGSPNPNSMKFVVNFELVPSGLSFDYATPGDALLEGKASPLAVALFGFEFVRRVFISGNFITITKDDETDWDEVIFEVKFFLKDYFGEQKPVFSQRTMDTNTTKLDMDSETVQKIKAVLDQYIRPAVESDGGAINFYSFDEPSGTVKVLLQGSCSGCPSSTLTLKAGIENLLTRLVPEVKTVEAEGV
- a CDS encoding shikimate dehydrogenase, encoding MIRYGLIGFPLTHSFSQRYFSEKFSREGITDSRFDLFEMPDITALPDLLKTPGLRGLNVTIPHKQAVIPYLDRVDESAAKIGAVNVIKREPDGKTTGYNSDYYGFKLSLVYWLADYDRTTAGLRALVLGTGGASKAVLVALADLGIPFKSVSRTKTNDSITYAELPGLISDYPLIINCSPVGTYPHTDEAPALPYDQLTDRHMLYDLVYNPAETQFMKRGQERGAATLNGYQMLVLQAEKAWAIWQE
- the nagA gene encoding N-acetylglucosamine-6-phosphate deacetylase, which encodes MQSIIFQNATVFTGDSFLSGASVRISDGYIQEISENGNIPATDSGTVVDLQGDYLLPGMIDLQLYGGSNLFLNDIPTPETVRHIYESHRRNGTTTLLPTIHSTSLDIMLQSMAAVAIVRDENPFGVPGIHIEGPYFNPIKRGAHSMAYVRTPAEGELETLFGSNADVIRILTLAPEILTNEQLATLQRLKHPDTRLSLGHSNATYQQAMNAFDSGFPLATHLYNAMRGFESREPGIVGAVFDHASVHASVIADGYHCHPVAIRTAYRLLGERMFLISDALFANPPRPNFSLGEFVVHFEPDTHGPGRYVNNEGNLAGSALTLIDCVRVAVDQAGIPLSNALRMATAIPAELIGLGNQLGKIKPGYVANLIQTNQTLAVKNVWTTTF
- a CDS encoding PaaI family thioesterase, whose protein sequence is MSSSISPMGRWLNGTLRSAEYGRLVVEYLVRDEMTNPAGVLHGGAAAAILDDLIGATVFTLGREYAYTSVNLTVDFLHAARVGEVITASSDVIREGKNIIHGEGRIVAADGKIIAKCSTNLIQTSVKLAF
- a CDS encoding phosphosulfolactate synthase, with amino-acid sequence MNYTLTQIPERTAKPRQSGLTMVMDKGLSIREVEDFLSTSAGHADIIKLGWATSFVTPNLKEKLDVYRSANMPVYFGGTLFEAFVVRNQFDDYRKLLDKYGMEYAEVSDGSIEMPQDEKCEYIRQLATQVTVLSEVGSKDEAKIIPPYKWIQLMKAELQAGAWKVIGEAREGGTVGLFRSSGEVRQGLVEEILTQVPFESILWEAPQKEQQVWFVKLLGTNVNLGNIAPHEVIPLETIRLGLRGDTFMHFLK
- the rplU gene encoding 50S ribosomal protein L21 — translated: MYAIVEIAGQQFKIQKGRSIYTHRLEGDVDAALASDKVKILLVDNEGSITIGAPTVAGATVSAKIVEHLKGEKVIVFKKKRRKGYKKKNGHRQYLTKVLIEDITI
- a CDS encoding TonB-dependent receptor, giving the protein MKRRVYTHSSLRTLLLLIVFGVILPVITQAQSRRITGKVTATTNSEALQGVNVLIKGNTRKGAITDNQGAFSLEAAPNDVLVVSFIGFKSKEIQVGDQTTINVSLDEDATQLTELIVTGTRNTGRTILETPVPVDVISIKDIMGELPQIDLAQMLAYVAPSFNAIRSQGGDLDSHVDPVQLRNMAPNQILVLINGKRRHTSALLITGTAVGSPSTSVDMMTIPAAAIDRVEILRDGAAAQYGSDAVAGVVNIILKKGTNKLTGSLTGGGYLNSGGSAGALTKSGKPDGFNYQFDANYGFKIAEKGYLNISGQITQRRPTLRPFVNDWGFFDNTYLNNLRTDKTGNPVITNPELIRAQSAGNTQLIESLKTEDGLMAARGLTKADFAVYAGMPAITLGSAFYNAGYEINPTTTIYSFGGASYKFLEGFSCYFRRPSQTDRFNYLLYPNGFRPQMTSNTSDFSNTVGIKSKVGDFNVDFSNTFGRNGMRIGMVNTMNASLGSNSPVNMYLGTHQFTQNSTNLDFSRYFKSIMNGLNVAFGAEMRVENYKILKGQEESYSYGDAGILTATKAGLLVGPDGKPLEDASSTPIVDASGNPLSVYAGQQVTVKSLSSNCQCFAGFGPKNERNEYRTTMAAYLDAELELTRKFLVAAAVRLENYSDFGGVSIGKLAARYEITKNLTIRGSIATGFRAPSLQELNYTHTATAFVPDANGIPQPLDVTTYPTNSTAARVLGIKGLKQENSRTYGLGFTFQPTRGFEITADAYQIDVDNRIFRTSYFNASEVGNNYGEVIGGGEAQFFVNGANVRSRGIELVGNYTYTMARNKSLTFMLAAIFSKNTILTRKTLDLNVENLTPDQVVEKYLSRDVIGQFETGTPRTKVISSITYRFDKFNIMLRGTYFGSVTERSVSSDDQGNYYDQTFSPQAIFDMSIGYDLTRNLKLSIGGSNIFDKYPQILRPENQGFYLYSNNQQGSNGAYYYGRIMFNF